From one Cellulosilyticum sp. I15G10I2 genomic stretch:
- a CDS encoding ABC transporter permease: MVKDALIKKSIKDIQKALPQFISIFVMATVSVSIVVGLDSLWKTIDENAKAMYKTSRLSDLWIGIMSPTEQEMWAINHIEGIEKTEKRLSLNVQTDLQYSPTLRLYTINEETGLDRPVIREGKWVGDGGAILDENFARTHGLKLGDTLSIEVNERWLDVSIQALAFSSEHIFSIKDSTTLMPDARKYGFIVVDEDKIATAYGGQKIYNQVNVKFSQNHDPRTIQERIDTVLGDDLIGIMTQKDNRSIQDVGVRIEQFITLSRVFPFMFFFVTALITLSTMSRLVEDQRNQIGTLKSLGFSKKSIIWHYTSYGVYVGLLGAVLGIYMGPLLIGKVLINQLRNLYVMDSYKMFLYMPNIIMGSILIVFCTGGVAAYSCLKIQGETPASLLRNKPPKKGTHVLLESIPAIWYKMKFSHMLIARNISRNKGRMLMGIFGVMGCSGLILGALTLHNTISGISKTMYEEVYSYDHIAMLDDKTTEKDIYNLHLDGVVQHMQESGIQILAAGGERRMARITILEGDSPLLHLIDMQKRPITVDKDGIILSNKLAETLGVSQGETVKLKIIDDSYQEVVVKDITYLVSNQGIYISKELWESMGEKYKPTSVFIKWHKEDRSFLQSDYVESYEAVENQKASFEQNLKIVYLSVVLLITFGGILAFVVLYNLSILNFFERLRDLATLQVLGFYKKEIRALVLVENLVSAIVGIFAGIPLGKLITDIIIKGFGENLDLISQVSSLNVLIAGGITFIFVIIVNLVVAKKIETIEMLQSLKSVE; encoded by the coding sequence ATGGTAAAAGATGCGCTGATTAAAAAATCCATTAAGGATATACAAAAGGCTTTACCTCAGTTTATCTCTATCTTTGTGATGGCAACTGTATCGGTAAGTATTGTAGTGGGCTTGGATAGTTTGTGGAAAACCATAGATGAAAATGCCAAGGCTATGTATAAAACATCAAGACTTTCAGACCTATGGATTGGAATTATGAGTCCCACGGAGCAAGAGATGTGGGCTATTAACCATATAGAGGGCATAGAAAAAACAGAGAAAAGACTGAGCCTTAATGTCCAGACAGATCTACAGTACAGTCCTACTTTAAGGCTCTATACCATAAATGAAGAAACTGGTTTAGATAGACCTGTTATAAGAGAGGGGAAATGGGTAGGAGACGGGGGAGCCATTTTAGATGAAAACTTTGCGAGGACCCATGGCTTAAAGCTGGGAGATACATTAAGCATAGAGGTTAATGAAAGATGGCTGGATGTGAGTATTCAGGCACTAGCGTTTAGCAGTGAGCATATCTTTTCTATTAAGGACTCTACAACGCTGATGCCTGATGCTAGAAAATACGGTTTTATTGTAGTTGATGAGGATAAAATCGCAACGGCTTACGGCGGACAAAAAATATACAACCAGGTCAACGTGAAATTTTCCCAGAACCATGACCCTAGGACAATACAAGAAAGAATAGATACTGTTTTAGGAGATGACCTCATAGGAATTATGACTCAGAAAGATAATAGAAGCATACAGGATGTGGGGGTAAGAATAGAGCAGTTTATAACCCTTTCCAGAGTATTTCCCTTTATGTTTTTCTTTGTAACTGCCCTTATTACATTAAGCACCATGTCTAGATTAGTGGAGGATCAAAGAAATCAAATAGGGACATTAAAATCTTTGGGGTTTAGTAAAAAAAGTATTATTTGGCACTATACTTCTTATGGCGTTTATGTAGGACTCTTAGGTGCTGTTCTAGGTATTTATATGGGCCCTTTGTTAATTGGTAAGGTACTGATTAATCAGTTAAGAAATTTATATGTTATGGATAGTTATAAAATGTTTTTATATATGCCCAATATTATTATGGGAAGTATTCTTATAGTTTTTTGTACAGGAGGCGTTGCAGCCTATTCGTGTTTAAAGATACAAGGGGAGACACCGGCGTCTCTTTTAAGAAATAAGCCGCCTAAAAAAGGCACTCACGTGCTACTAGAAAGCATACCAGCTATATGGTATAAAATGAAATTTAGTCATATGCTCATTGCCAGAAATATTTCTAGGAATAAAGGCCGCATGCTGATGGGGATTTTTGGTGTTATGGGATGCTCAGGTCTTATTTTAGGAGCACTTACCCTACATAATACCATTAGCGGGATCAGTAAGACCATGTATGAAGAAGTCTATTCTTATGATCATATTGCTATGCTGGATGATAAAACAACAGAGAAAGATATTTACAATCTTCATCTAGATGGTGTGGTTCAACATATGCAGGAATCAGGCATACAAATACTTGCAGCAGGTGGTGAAAGAAGAATGGCACGGATCACCATTTTAGAAGGAGACAGTCCGCTTCTTCACCTCATTGATATGCAAAAGAGACCTATAACAGTTGATAAAGATGGGATTATTTTATCTAATAAACTGGCAGAAACATTAGGGGTATCACAAGGAGAGACAGTTAAGCTTAAAATAATAGATGATAGCTATCAGGAGGTTGTGGTTAAAGACATTACCTATCTAGTATCCAATCAGGGTATTTATATTTCAAAAGAGTTATGGGAGTCAATGGGAGAGAAATATAAGCCTACATCTGTATTCATTAAGTGGCACAAAGAGGATAGAAGTTTCCTTCAAAGTGACTATGTTGAAAGTTATGAAGCAGTGGAAAATCAAAAGGCAAGCTTTGAGCAAAATCTTAAAATCGTCTATCTGTCAGTTGTACTGCTTATTACTTTTGGTGGTATTCTCGCCTTTGTAGTTCTTTATAATCTAAGTATTTTAAATTTCTTTGAAAGACTAAGAGATTTGGCAACTTTGCAGGTACTAGGCTTCTATAAGAAAGAAATAAGGGCATTGGTACTGGTAGAAAATCTTGTTTCAGCTATAGTAGGCATTTTTGCGGGGATTCCTTTAGGGAAGCTTATTACAGATATTATCATCAAAGGCTTTGGCGAAAACCTTGATCTTATTAGTCAAGTGAGCAGTCTAAATGTTTTAATAGCTGGAGGTATTACATTTATTTTTGTTATCATTGTCAATCTTGTTGTAGCTAAAAAAATTGAAACAATTGAGATGCTTCAATCATTAAAAAGTGTGGAATAG
- a CDS encoding ABC transporter ATP-binding protein has protein sequence MCFITFEDVVREYKVGESVIRAVDGINFGIPEGTFTVILGQSGAGKTTVLNLLGGMDCATSGKIMVGGEEISKMSELDLTTYRRNVIGFVFQFYNLVPNLTALENVQLAKQICKDPLDPKEMLERVGLGKRMFNFPSQMSGGEQQRVSIARALAKNPKIILCDEPTGALDSGTGHIVLKLIKDIARDMNKTVIIVTHNAPIAHMADYVIHMKDGLIKEIKQNRAPKEVEEIAW, from the coding sequence ATGTGTTTTATTACATTTGAAGATGTGGTGAGAGAATATAAAGTTGGTGAAAGTGTTATAAGAGCAGTGGATGGCATAAACTTTGGAATACCCGAAGGAACTTTTACCGTTATACTGGGACAAAGCGGAGCAGGTAAAACAACAGTACTCAATTTGCTAGGAGGAATGGACTGCGCAACAAGTGGAAAAATCATGGTAGGAGGGGAAGAAATCTCTAAAATGTCAGAATTAGATTTGACGACCTATCGCAGAAATGTTATTGGATTTGTTTTTCAATTTTATAATCTAGTGCCTAATTTGACAGCACTTGAAAACGTTCAGCTTGCCAAGCAGATATGCAAAGATCCTTTAGACCCTAAAGAGATGCTAGAACGGGTAGGTCTTGGCAAAAGAATGTTTAACTTTCCTTCTCAAATGTCGGGCGGAGAACAGCAAAGAGTATCTATTGCAAGGGCTTTGGCTAAAAATCCTAAAATTATTTTGTGTGATGAACCTACTGGGGCCTTGGATTCAGGAACAGGGCATATTGTATTAAAACTCATTAAAGATATTGCTAGAGATATGAATAAAACAGTTATTATCGTAACTCATAATGCCCCTATTGCACATATGGCAGACTATGTGATTCATATGAAAGATGGCCTGATAAAAGAGATCAAACAAAATCGTGCCCCTAAAGAGGTGGAGGAAATTGCATGGTAA
- a CDS encoding bacteriohemerythrin, with translation MVGFKFDWDSSIEVGIPKVDLQHQELFKIARNIEQILMINCMGITNDQLLHIIGELRDYVTYHFYEEEIFMQQINYPQFLTHRQSHEAFKADINKIDIDDLTSSLQNLKDLLQNWFFDHILIEDKAIKTFLMAL, from the coding sequence ATGGTTGGTTTTAAATTTGATTGGGACAGTTCTATTGAAGTAGGTATTCCCAAAGTTGATTTGCAGCATCAAGAGCTTTTTAAGATAGCTAGAAATATTGAGCAGATTCTTATGATCAATTGCATGGGGATAACTAATGACCAACTCCTTCATATCATCGGTGAGCTTAGAGATTATGTAACCTATCATTTTTATGAAGAAGAGATTTTTATGCAGCAAATTAACTATCCTCAATTTTTAACGCACAGACAATCTCATGAGGCTTTTAAAGCTGACATTAATAAAATAGATATAGATGATCTCACCAGCTCTCTTCAAAACCTTAAGGATTTACTTCAAAATTGGTTTTTTGACCACATTCTCATAGAAGATAAGGCTATTAAAACCTTCCTTATGGCACTCTAA
- a CDS encoding ABC transporter permease, with product MEIKENILLAIESIIANKMRSLLTMLGIIIGISSVIAVLSIGDALTNSVSKQFQEMGASNIYVNVSEKETGYEAVDPGAVMEGRVGKTIPEEELLNEDQIKEFEDYFKDDIQAISYFETVGSGKVKDGRMYANINITGVSSGYKQTSNLEIMSGRFIENKDIQAYKNVAIISDKSAKNIFGDTDPLMKEIKVNKLETTYVFTVIGVYRYKENFMDSGGNTSEKDIQTDLYIPVTVAKQINNNRNYSMVTVMSKDGTNANDFSSKIESYFEKYYKSPDYKVRAINMESQLESMQEMLDLVSIAIAVIAGISLMVGGIGVMNIMLVSVTERTKEIGTRKALGAKKIQIKTQFVFESMIISLLGGIIGIVVGISLSAIVTVALESPLSINVIAVIGCVLFSMGIGIFFGYYPASKAANLDPIEALRYE from the coding sequence ATGGAGATTAAAGAGAATATATTATTAGCTATAGAGAGTATTATAGCCAACAAAATGCGGTCCCTACTTACCATGCTAGGCATTATTATAGGGATATCTTCTGTTATTGCGGTCCTTTCAATAGGAGATGCATTAACTAACAGTGTTTCAAAGCAATTTCAAGAAATGGGGGCTAGCAATATTTATGTAAATGTTAGTGAAAAAGAGACAGGATATGAAGCGGTAGATCCTGGGGCGGTGATGGAAGGGCGAGTTGGAAAGACTATTCCAGAAGAAGAGTTGCTAAATGAAGATCAAATAAAAGAATTTGAAGATTATTTTAAAGATGATATTCAAGCTATCAGTTATTTTGAAACAGTAGGATCTGGTAAAGTTAAAGATGGCAGAATGTATGCAAACATAAACATCACAGGAGTCAGTTCAGGTTATAAACAGACTAGTAATCTGGAGATAATGAGTGGAAGGTTTATTGAAAACAAAGATATACAAGCCTATAAAAATGTAGCTATTATTTCAGATAAATCTGCGAAAAATATATTTGGGGATACAGATCCTCTTATGAAAGAAATCAAGGTAAATAAATTAGAAACTACCTATGTCTTTACGGTTATAGGGGTGTATAGATATAAAGAAAATTTCATGGACAGTGGTGGTAATACGTCTGAAAAAGATATACAGACTGATTTATATATTCCTGTGACAGTCGCTAAACAAATTAATAATAATCGTAATTATTCCATGGTAACTGTCATGTCAAAAGATGGAACAAATGCAAACGACTTTTCTAGTAAAATTGAGAGCTATTTTGAGAAATATTATAAAAGTCCTGATTATAAAGTTAGAGCTATCAATATGGAAAGTCAGCTAGAAAGCATGCAAGAAATGTTAGATCTTGTGAGCATTGCTATTGCTGTTATAGCGGGGATTTCTCTTATGGTAGGGGGGATAGGTGTTATGAATATTATGCTTGTATCAGTAACAGAAAGAACAAAGGAAATTGGTACAAGAAAAGCACTTGGCGCAAAAAAAATACAAATTAAAACACAATTTGTATTTGAGTCAATGATTATTAGTTTATTGGGTGGCATTATTGGCATAGTAGTAGGAATCTCCCTATCCGCAATCGTTACAGTAGCGCTAGAGAGTCCACTATCCATTAACGTCATTGCAGTAATAGGGTGTGTGCTGTTTTCTATGGGAATTGGCATATTCTTTGGGTATTATCCTGCTAGTAAAGCAGCAAACCTTGATCCGATAGAGGCTTTAAGATATGAATAA
- a CDS encoding ABC transporter ATP-binding protein yields MNSNQVAILELNSICKNYYIGTENELAILKNVSLKVNKGEFISIVGASGSGKSTFMNIIGALDRPTKGTYSLNGEQVEALGDDELSNIRNKGIGFIFQNFNLIPRCSALRNVELPMLYAGLSRVERTKKAKELLEIVGMGERMHHQPNELSGGQKQRVAIARALANNPAIILADEPTGALDSKTGNMIMDLFLKINRQEHKTIILITHSQELAQQSDRIVTIADGEIISDRMNKELYNA; encoded by the coding sequence ATGAACAGTAATCAAGTAGCGATATTAGAACTGAATAGTATATGCAAGAATTATTATATAGGCACTGAAAATGAACTTGCCATATTAAAAAATGTATCTTTAAAAGTCAACAAAGGTGAATTTATCTCAATAGTAGGGGCCTCAGGGTCAGGGAAAAGTACATTTATGAATATAATAGGCGCATTGGATCGTCCGACCAAAGGGACATACAGCTTAAATGGGGAACAGGTTGAAGCGTTAGGTGATGATGAGTTATCTAATATTCGTAATAAGGGGATTGGATTTATATTTCAGAATTTCAATCTGATTCCCAGGTGCTCTGCTTTAAGAAATGTAGAATTACCTATGCTGTATGCTGGACTATCAAGAGTTGAAAGAACAAAAAAAGCTAAAGAACTATTAGAAATTGTTGGAATGGGAGAAAGAATGCATCATCAACCTAATGAATTATCAGGAGGACAAAAGCAGCGTGTTGCCATAGCGAGAGCACTTGCTAATAATCCAGCTATTATACTTGCAGATGAACCAACAGGAGCCTTAGACTCTAAAACAGGTAATATGATCATGGATTTGTTTTTGAAAATTAATCGCCAAGAGCATAAAACGATTATACTGATTACCCATAGTCAAGAATTAGCACAACAATCAGATCGTATAGTGACTATAGCTGACGGTGAAATTATAAGCGATAGGATGAACAAAGAGTTATATAACGCATAA
- a CDS encoding efflux RND transporter periplasmic adaptor subunit, protein MKKLNKKMIGIGITASIMITIMGVTLTNGNSATGEVSMTVLHKGELINSVNVSGTVKSAEEHSIYSKENLSVKEVRVEVGDQVKKGDILAVLDADSIKKEIEKTSLNIASNLKSMANESQSIQSNIALEEKNLKSAQLALEKQKLTYETVSKEYQSGTNAELSNAKNNLEQAEIDKNVRLKDYENAKSLYEQDFISKSEYETAENNYKIAAMSYTNAVESYDWAKENFEKTYKQAKADLESAKNSYEAAVIQLNVARQKNTDSYTYTIEQQKVDESKLQNQENNATITAPADGTITAVNIKIGQTPSGILFELEDTRQLVIATYIKEYDVANVVVGQKVIIKSDGTKDIVINGEVSSIAPTTRKDTGSATNEFETEVKVNDKDTGLKIGMEARLNIILDQKSDVFYTSYEAVLTSKEGQKIIYAVDEKGTVQEIPVQTGMESDVHVEIQGDGLYEGMNIITNPSMYTPGQKIKMK, encoded by the coding sequence ATGAAAAAACTAAATAAAAAGATGATAGGAATAGGGATTACAGCCAGTATTATGATTACTATTATGGGCGTTACACTTACAAATGGGAACTCAGCTACAGGCGAAGTGAGTATGACAGTACTTCATAAGGGAGAGCTCATAAATAGTGTTAATGTGTCTGGCACTGTTAAAAGTGCAGAAGAGCATTCTATCTATAGTAAAGAAAATTTATCTGTAAAAGAAGTAAGAGTAGAGGTAGGCGATCAAGTTAAAAAAGGAGATATATTAGCTGTTTTGGATGCAGACAGTATCAAAAAGGAGATTGAAAAAACAAGCCTAAATATTGCGTCCAATCTCAAGAGTATGGCAAATGAAAGTCAGTCCATTCAATCTAATATAGCCCTTGAAGAAAAAAACTTAAAATCTGCACAGTTAGCTTTAGAAAAACAAAAATTGACCTATGAAACCGTGAGTAAAGAATATCAATCAGGCACTAATGCAGAGTTATCAAATGCTAAAAACAACTTAGAACAAGCTGAAATAGATAAAAATGTACGTCTAAAAGATTATGAAAATGCTAAAAGTTTATATGAGCAAGATTTTATTTCAAAAAGTGAGTATGAGACAGCAGAAAATAATTATAAAATAGCTGCCATGAGTTATACCAATGCCGTTGAAAGCTATGATTGGGCAAAGGAAAACTTTGAAAAAACTTATAAACAAGCTAAGGCTGATTTAGAATCAGCAAAGAACAGTTATGAAGCAGCTGTTATTCAGTTGAATGTAGCTAGGCAAAAGAATACAGATAGTTATACTTATACGATTGAGCAACAAAAGGTAGATGAAAGTAAATTGCAAAATCAAGAGAATAACGCTACGATTACGGCCCCAGCAGATGGGACGATTACAGCTGTTAATATAAAGATAGGGCAGACACCCAGCGGTATTCTATTTGAACTAGAGGATACTAGGCAATTAGTTATCGCAACTTACATAAAAGAATACGATGTGGCAAATGTAGTGGTGGGACAAAAAGTTATTATTAAATCAGATGGCACAAAGGATATAGTTATTAATGGAGAGGTTTCTTCTATAGCACCTACTACGAGAAAAGATACAGGTTCTGCCACCAATGAGTTTGAAACAGAAGTGAAAGTTAATGATAAGGATACAGGATTAAAAATAGGTATGGAAGCAAGGCTGAATATTATTTTAGACCAAAAGTCGGATGTTTTTTATACCTCCTATGAAGCTGTTTTAACATCTAAAGAGGGACAAAAAATAATCTATGCTGTAGATGAAAAAGGAACAGTTCAAGAAATACCCGTTCAGACAGGAATGGAATCTGATGTGCATGTTGAAATACAAGGGGATGGACTCTATGAAGGCATGAATATTATTACAAATCCTTCTATGTACACTCCAGGACAAAAAATAAAGATGAAGTAG
- a CDS encoding response regulator transcription factor: MFSILVVEDDKNLRKLMLAVLKQNGYIGLSAENGEEALQVMDTSHVDLIISDIMMPYMDGYELADTLREANYHLPILMVTAKESFEDKKKGFLIGIDDYMVKPIDMDEMILRVNALLRRSHIINKHLLTIKDVVLDYNELTVTKNKESILLPKKEFYLLFKLLNYPKKIFTRQELMDEIWGMDAETDERTVDVHIKRLREKFFHFKEFEIITVRGLGYKAEKYDD; the protein is encoded by the coding sequence ATGTTTAGTATTTTAGTTGTTGAAGATGATAAAAATCTCAGAAAACTTATGCTGGCTGTCTTAAAACAAAATGGTTATATTGGCTTATCTGCTGAAAATGGTGAAGAAGCACTTCAAGTAATGGATACCTCTCATGTCGATTTGATTATTAGCGATATTATGATGCCTTACATGGATGGCTATGAACTAGCGGATACTTTACGAGAGGCAAACTATCATTTGCCTATTCTCATGGTAACTGCTAAAGAAAGTTTTGAAGATAAAAAGAAAGGCTTCTTGATTGGTATAGATGATTATATGGTAAAACCCATAGATATGGATGAAATGATTTTAAGAGTTAATGCACTCCTACGTCGCTCTCATATTATCAATAAACATCTTCTTACTATTAAAGATGTTGTTTTAGACTATAATGAGCTTACCGTTACCAAAAACAAAGAGTCTATCTTGCTTCCTAAAAAGGAATTCTATCTTTTATTTAAGCTTCTTAATTACCCCAAGAAGATTTTTACAAGGCAGGAGCTGATGGATGAGATTTGGGGGATGGATGCCGAAACAGATGAACGTACAGTGGATGTACATATTAAACGGCTACGAGAAAAGTTCTTTCACTTTAAAGAATTTGAAATTATTACCGTAAGAGGACTAGGCTATAAGGCGGAAAAATATGATGACTAA
- a CDS encoding HAMP domain-containing sensor histidine kinase, with protein MMTKLSIKLILGFITIMAISFMISFPVTLFFGNSAIEDELRSSQKSIAQSILQLNAQTQLTIDEIIHITSNFMYTVREVETLDKDYVTNTQLDAIDKGEIISIFKSASRRFDTIFKVGDSYIIIDLNQESNLFATFKLRTGFSLFLFIIIGCLLVIATAKLIVKPIVELSLATKKVAKGDFDVQLDYKRQDEIGDLAQNFNLMAKELNSMTYLRRDFISSVSHEFKTPLASISGFAKLLHKDNLSLEERKEYTAIIIEETARLSKLSSNILRLSKLENQVIMEQKVKFSLDEQIRKCILLLESQWSKKDLLLNIDLERVHFIGDEELMQQVWINLLDNAIKFSLPHGAISIILYQTPHCITVKISDNGIGMDTETQKRLFEKFYQGDRSHATSGNGLGLSLVERILQLCEGSIRVESTPNEGSTFTIELPI; from the coding sequence ATGATGACTAAACTTAGTATTAAATTAATTCTGGGCTTTATTACGATTATGGCAATTTCCTTTATGATCTCTTTTCCTGTTACTCTATTTTTTGGCAACTCAGCTATAGAAGATGAGTTAAGGAGCAGTCAAAAAAGTATTGCACAGTCTATTTTGCAGCTTAATGCGCAAACGCAGCTGACTATAGATGAAATCATACATATAACCTCTAATTTTATGTACACCGTCAGGGAAGTTGAAACTCTTGACAAAGATTATGTGACAAATACGCAGTTGGATGCCATTGATAAAGGCGAGATTATATCTATCTTTAAATCTGCTTCCCGTAGGTTTGATACAATATTTAAAGTAGGAGACAGCTATATCATCATTGATCTCAATCAGGAAAGTAATTTATTTGCAACTTTTAAGCTGCGAACCGGTTTTTCACTTTTTCTTTTTATCATCATTGGCTGTTTGTTGGTGATCGCCACGGCTAAGCTGATTGTTAAGCCTATTGTAGAGCTTAGTTTAGCGACTAAAAAAGTGGCGAAGGGTGATTTTGATGTTCAGCTTGACTATAAAAGACAGGATGAAATAGGAGATCTTGCACAAAACTTTAACCTGATGGCTAAAGAATTAAACAGTATGACCTATCTGCGCCGAGACTTTATCAGCAGTGTTTCCCATGAGTTCAAGACCCCACTTGCTTCTATCTCTGGGTTTGCAAAATTACTCCATAAAGATAACCTTTCTTTGGAAGAAAGAAAAGAATATACGGCTATTATTATCGAAGAGACCGCTAGACTTTCCAAGCTCTCTTCTAATATTCTCCGGCTTTCCAAACTAGAAAATCAGGTGATTATGGAACAGAAAGTCAAATTTTCCTTAGATGAGCAGATCAGAAAATGTATTCTCTTATTAGAAAGTCAGTGGAGTAAAAAAGATCTTTTACTTAATATTGATCTAGAGCGTGTTCATTTTATAGGAGATGAAGAACTGATGCAGCAAGTTTGGATCAATCTTTTAGATAATGCGATTAAGTTTTCATTGCCCCATGGCGCCATTTCCATTATTCTCTATCAGACGCCTCACTGCATTACAGTAAAGATCTCAGATAACGGAATAGGTATGGACACTGAAACTCAAAAACGCTTATTTGAGAAATTTTACCAAGGGGACAGATCTCATGCCACTTCTGGAAATGGCCTCGGTCTCTCTCTGGTGGAAAGAATCCTTCAGTTATGTGAAGGTTCTATTCGTGTTGAAAGCACTCCCAACGAAGGATCTACCTTTACTATTGAATTACCCATTTAA
- a CDS encoding TolC family protein: protein MNHFIKHLLTLSLSTILIGTTSLYAAQTKPVLTLGKAIESAYSYSNQMSLNSKEQEVLKESLKAKEGSTYYHYYNTYLQKAKNEQQRTFIQDQIAYDITSRYNALVLLEKEIVNLDTAIAIKNTEMNSQKLKKQLGLVSSLNYANTEVELDNLKITKAAKLESLNNDRSYFKRLTGKDLTQYALDDTLNFEIFRIPGPIENYISDKINIQLKYDTEMAQLSADNILQEGDPAMPWSNYLDAKYQSDKTFSSLEDTQKTLKQSLLNAYASLLSLEEQIGTTKTQLSLAKKNLAMSELQREQGTISTTDYHSKALSVQELEYTLRSSINNYTSLKNSIEKPWATSGN from the coding sequence ATGAACCATTTTATAAAACACTTATTAACACTGAGCCTAAGCACTATACTCATAGGCACAACTTCTCTCTATGCTGCCCAAACAAAGCCCGTTCTAACTTTAGGTAAAGCTATTGAATCAGCTTATAGCTATAGTAATCAAATGTCTCTTAACTCAAAAGAACAAGAGGTCCTTAAAGAAAGTCTTAAAGCCAAAGAAGGCAGTACCTACTATCATTACTACAATACTTATCTCCAAAAAGCTAAAAATGAACAACAACGTACCTTTATACAAGACCAAATAGCTTATGATATAACGTCCCGTTATAATGCTCTTGTTTTACTGGAAAAAGAAATTGTCAACTTGGATACTGCTATCGCTATTAAAAATACCGAAATGAATAGTCAAAAACTCAAAAAACAATTAGGCCTTGTCAGCTCTCTTAACTATGCAAATACTGAGGTAGAGTTAGATAATCTAAAAATAACTAAAGCTGCAAAACTCGAATCCCTTAATAACGACCGCAGCTATTTTAAACGCCTTACTGGTAAAGACCTTACTCAGTATGCACTAGATGATACCCTGAACTTTGAGATTTTTAGAATTCCTGGGCCTATAGAAAACTATATCTCTGACAAAATAAATATTCAGCTTAAATACGATACAGAAATGGCACAGCTATCAGCGGATAATATCCTTCAAGAGGGTGATCCTGCCATGCCTTGGTCTAACTATCTAGATGCCAAGTATCAATCTGATAAGACCTTTTCTAGTTTAGAAGATACTCAGAAAACGCTTAAACAATCCCTTTTAAACGCTTATGCTTCTCTTTTAAGCTTAGAAGAGCAAATAGGTACTACTAAGACTCAATTATCCCTTGCTAAAAAGAATTTAGCAATGAGTGAGCTGCAGCGTGAACAGGGCACAATTTCCACTACAGACTATCATTCAAAAGCTCTATCTGTTCAAGAACTTGAGTATACTTTAAGAAGTTCTATTAACAACTACACTTCTCTTAAAAATAGTATTGAAAAACCTTGGGCTACCAGTGGCAACTAA